A single Macaca fascicularis isolate 582-1 chromosome 13, T2T-MFA8v1.1 DNA region contains:
- the B3GNT2 gene encoding N-acetyllactosaminide beta-1,3-N-acetylglucosaminyltransferase 2 produces the protein MSVGRRRIKLLGILMMANVFIYLIMEVSKSSSQEKDGKGEVIIPKEKFWKISTPPEAYWNREQEKLNRQYNPILSMLANQTGEAGRLSNISHLNYCEPDLRVTSVVTGFNNLPDRFKDFLLYLRCRNYSLLIDQPDKCAKKPFLLLAIKSLTPHFARRQAIRESWGQESNTGNQTVVRVFLLGQTPPEDNHPDLSDMLKFESDKHQDILMWNYRDTFFNLSLKEVLFLRWVSTSCPDTEFVFKGDDDVFVNTHHILNYLNSLSKSKAKDLFIGDVIHNAGPHRDKKLKYYIPEVVYSGLYPPYAGGGGFLYSGHLALRLYHITDQVHLYPIDDVYTGMCLQKLGLVPEKHKGFRTFDIEEKNKNNICSYVDLMLVHSRKPQEMIDIWSQLQSAHLKC, from the coding sequence ATGAGTGTTGGACGTCGAAGAATAAAGTTGTTGGGTATCCTAATGATGGcaaatgtcttcatttatttgattATGGAAGTCTCCAAAAGCAGTAGccaagaaaaagatggaaaagggGAAGTAATAATACCCAAAGAGAAGTTCTGGAAGATATCTACCCCTCCTGAGGCATACTGGAACCGAGAGCAAGAGAAGCTGAACCGGCAGTACAACCCCATCCTGAGCATGCTAGCCAACCAGACGGGGGAGGCGGGCAGGCTCTCCAATATAAGCCATCTGAACTATTGTGAACCTGACCTGAGGGTCACATCAGTGGTTACAGGTTTTAATAACCTGCCGGACAGATTTAAAGACTTTCTGCTGTATCTGAGATGCCGCAATTATTCACTGCTTATAGATCAGCCGGATAAGTGTGCAAAGAAACCCTTCTTGTTGCTGGCGATTAAGTCCCTCACTCCACATTTTGCCAGAAGGCAAGCAATTCGGGAATCCTGGGGCCAAGAAAGCAACACGGGGAACCAAACCGTGGTGCGAGTCTTCCTGCTGGGCCAGACACCCCCAGAGGACAACCACCCCGACCTTTCAGATATGCTGAAATTTGAGAGTGACAAGCACCAAGACATTCTTATGTGGAATTACAGAGACACTTTCTTCAACTTGTCTCTGAAGGAAGTGCTGTTTCTCAGGTGGGTAAGTACTTCCTGCCCAGACACTGAGTTTGTTTTCAAGGGCGATGATGATGTTTTTGTGAACACCCATCACATCCTGAATTACTTGAATAGTTTATCCAAGAGCAAAGCCAAAGATCTGTTTATAGGTGATGTGATCCACAATGCTGGACCTCATCGGGATAAGAAGCTGAAGTACTACATCCCTGAAGTTGTTtactctggcctctacccaccctATGCAGGGGGCGGGGGGTTCCTCTACTCCGGCCATCTGGCCCTGAGGCTGTACCATATCACTGACCAGGTCCATCTCTACCCCATCGATGACGTGTATACTGGAATGTGCCTTCAGAAACTCGGCCTCGTTCCAGAGAAACACAAAGGCTTCAGGACATTTGATAtcgaggagaaaaacaaaaataatatctgCTCCTATGTAGATCTGATGTTAGTACATAGTAGAAAACCTCAAGAGATGATTGATATTTGGTCTCAGTTGCAGAGTGCtcatttaaaatgctaa